The Vicia villosa cultivar HV-30 ecotype Madison, WI linkage group LG1, Vvil1.0, whole genome shotgun sequence genome includes a region encoding these proteins:
- the LOC131631183 gene encoding topless-related protein 2-like — translation MSFLGRELVILILQFLDEEKFKETVHKLESESGHYFNMKYCEEKVLAGEWDEVEKYLSGFIKIDDNKFSMKTFFEIRKQKYLEALDRNDKMKAVDVLVKDLKVFSQFNEDLFKELTHLLTLENFRENEQLSKYGDTKAARNIMFLEVKKLIESNPVFRDKLVFPSMKSARLRTLINHSLNWQHQTCKNPKANPEVKTLFLDHSCSSSNGARAPTPVNLSVPAAARPSSFVPLGVHGGPFQPNPAAANALAGWMMNPNPSSSIQPHALAASPMPVLPHQVSMLRHLRTPPNNLGMMDFDHEQLLKRMRSSMDEVTYPPSSQQTSSLSLDELPVTVACTLYQGSTVKSMDFHPSLHSLLAVGCINGDMSLWEAGLRERLISKPFKIKDIAACSVFFQAAIVKDSSISVTRVSWSLDGNLLGVSFSKHLIHMYAYQGSNDLRQTLEIDAHVGAVNDLAFSYPNKQICFVTCGDDKLVKVWDLNGRRLFLFEGHEAPVYSVCPHQKENIQFIFSTSLDGKIKAWLYDNDGSRVDYDAPGKWCTTLLYSADGCRLFSCGTSKEGDSFLVEWNESEGAVKRTYSGFRKKSNGVVQFDTSKNRFLAAGEDSQIRFWEMDSINVLTSIDAEGGLPSLPRLRFNKEGNLLAVTTEDGGVKVLANTDGKRYLRSIDARSYEAPKPHVETKVANINQHINKAERVDRSSHAAPLPMLNGVDSMARIIENQRRVDDVADKSKTDLTEIVDPVHCRVVTMPDITDPTNKVVCLHYTNSGCDLVALGAKGIQQLWKWNRNEQNQSGKVIKATASIVPQHWQPPNGALMINDVPENSEERVPCMAISKNDSYVMSACGGKLSLFNLMTFKVMATFMSPPPSSTILMFHPQDNNIIAIGMEDASIHFYNVRVDEVTYKLKGHQKRITGLAFSTHLNILVSSSADAQLCFWSLDSWDKKKTLSLQLPAGRAPVGDTRVYIHSDQVHLLVCHESQLALYDASKMELIRLWVPQDGSSTSISYSTYSCNSQLIYAAFTDGNIGVFDADTLRPRCRITSSAYLHQPSADSENIYPVVITAHPQEPNQFAVGMSDGSIKVVEPREPNGRWGVSASVDNRITSPSINTNSTSEQQQR, via the exons ATGTCGTTTTTGGGCAGGGAATTGGTGATTTTGATTCTTCAATTTCTTGATGAAGAGAAATTCAAGGAAACAGTTCACAA GTTGGAGTCAGAGTCTGGTCATTACTTCAATATGAAGTATTGTGAAGAGAAAGTGCTGGCTGGAGAGTGGGATGAGGTTGAGAAGTATCTTTCTGGGTTTATAAAAATTGATGACAATAAATTCTCAATGAAAACATTCTTTGAGATTAGGAAGCAGAAGTATCTTGAAGCTCTTGacag GAATGACAAAATGAAGGCTGTTGATGTACTggtgaaggatttgaaagtttttTCACAGTTTAATGAGGATTTATTCAAAGAGCTTACTCATCTTTTAACACTTGAGAACTTCAG GGAAAATGAACAGTTGTCGAAGTATGGTGATACGAAAGCGGCTCGGAACATAATGTTCTTAGAGGTTAAGAAACTGATAGAATCGAATCCTGTCTTTAGAGATAAGCTTGTGTTCCCTTCCATGAAGTCGGCTCGGTTACGAACATTGATTAACCACAG TTTGAATTGGCAACACCAGACGTGCAAGAACCCAAAGGCAAATCCAGAGGTCAAAACTCTGTTCCTTGACCACAGCTGTTCATCGTCAAATGGAGCTCGTGCACCTACTCCTGTCAATCTTTCTGTCCCAGCTGCTGCAAGGCCTTCGTCTTTTGTTCCACTTGGAGTACATGGTGGA CCATTTCAACCAAACCCAGCAGCTGCTAATGCTTTAGCGGGATGGATGATGAACCCAAATCCTTCTTCATCAATTCAACCACACGCACTTGCTGCTTCGCCAATGCCTGTTCTCCCACATCAAG TCTCTATGTTGAGGCATCTGAGAACGCCTCCCAATAATCTTGGAATGATGGATTTTGATCACGAGCAACTGTTGAAACGTATGCGGTCCTCTATGGACGAG GTTACTTATCCACCTTCATCCCAACAAACCTCTTCTTTGTCACTTGACGAGCTTCCAGTAACCGTGGCTTGTACCTTATATCAAGGATCAACAGTGAAAAGCATGGATTTCCACCCTTCCCTTCATTCTTTACTTGCTG TTGGTTGCATAAATGGAGACATGTCACTCTGGGAAGCAGGGCTGAGAGAGAGGCTGATATCAAAACCTTTCAAAATAAAGGATATTGCTGCTTGTTCTGTGTTTTTTCAG GCTGCGATTGTGAAGGATTCATCAATATCTGTCACCCGTGTATCATGGAGTCTCGATGGAAATCTTCTTG GTGTTTCTTTCTCAAAACATTTGATTCATATGTATGCTTATCAAGGATCTAATGATCTAAGGCAGACTTTGGAG ATTGATGCTCATGTCGGTGCTGTTAATGATTTGGCATTTTCTTATCCAAACAAACAAATTTGCTTTGTAACTTGTGGGGATGATAAGTTAGTTAAG GTATGGGATTTGAATGGAAGAAGGCTTTTTCTTTTTGAAGGTCATGAAGCACCAGTTTATTCTGTTTGTCCCCACCAGAAGGAAAATATCCAG TTTATATTTTCTACTTCTCTTGATGGGAAAATCAAAGCATGGCTGTATGATAACGATGGCTCCAGGGTTGACTATGATGCTCCAGGAAAGTGGTGCACTACACTCCTATATAGTGCTGATGGATGTAG ATTGTTTTCATGTGGAACAAGTAAGGAAGGTGATTCTTTCCTAGTTGAATGGAATGAAAGTGAGGGTGCAGTGAAGAGAACATATTCTGGGTTTAGAAAAAAATCTAACGGTGTTGTGCAGTTTGACACATCAAAGAACCGCTTCTTGGCTGCTGGAGAAGATAGCCAAATTAGGTTTTGGGAAATGGACAGTATCAATGTTTTGACTAGTATAGATGCTGAGGGTGGTCTTCCT AGTCTCCCTCGTCTAAGGTTCAATAAGGAAGGAAATCTACTTGCTGTAACTACAGAAGATGGTGGTGTTAAAGTCCTGGCTAATACTGATGGCAAGAGGTACTTAAGATCCATTGACGCCCGGTCCTACGAAGCACCCAAACCACACGTGGAGACAAAG GTTGCAAATATCAACCAGCACATCAATAAAGCAGAACGTGTTGACAGAAGCTCTCATGCTGCACCACTGCCTATGCTT AACGGAGTTGATTCTATGGCCAGAATCATAGAGAATCAAAGAAGAGTGGATGACGTAGCTGATAAATCTAAAACTGATCTGACAGAAATAGTTGACCCTGTTCATTGTCGTGTAGTTACTATGCCCGATATTACTGACCCTACTAACAAG GTGGTTTGTCTTCATTACACCAATTCTGGGTGTGATCTTGTGGCTCTTGGTGCTAAAGGGATTCAGCAGCTGTGGAAATGGAACCGTAATGAGCAGAATCAAAGTGGAAAG GTTATAAAGGCCACGGCTAGTATTGTTCCCCAACATTGGCAACCACCTAATGGTGCTCTCATGATTAATGATGTCCCAGAAAACTCTGAAGAACGAGTTCCTTGCATGGCAATTTCAAAGAATGATTCTTATGTCATGTCTGCTTGTGGAGGAAAACTTTCACTGTTCAACTTGATGACTTTTAAG GTGATGGCAACTTTTATGTCACCTCCCCCGTCTTCAACCATTCTTATGTTTCATCCTCAAGACAATAATATTATTGCAATTGGAATGGAAGATGCATCTATTCATTTTTATAATGTTAGAGTGGATGAG GTCACATATAAATTGAAGGGTCACCAGAAGCGTATTACTGGTTTAGCTTTTTCAACTCACCTAAACATCTTGGTTTCATCTTCTGCTGATGCTCAG CTCTGCTTTTGGAGTTTGGATTCGTGGGATAAGAAGAAAACACTATCCCTTCAATTGCCTGCTGGAAGAGCACCCGTAGGAGACACTCGAGTATATATCCATTCTGATCAAGTGCACTTACTGGTATGCCATGAATCACAGCTAGCATTATATGATGCCTCAAAAATGGAATTGATTCGGCTG TGGGTCCCACAAGATGGATCGTCTACTTCCATATCCTATTCAACATATTCCTGCAACAGCCAACTAATTTATGCTGCCTTCACTGATGGAAATATTGGAGTATTTGATGCTGACACCCTGAGACCAAGATGTCGTATAACTTCATCTGCATACCTACACCAACCATCGGCAGATAG CGAAAATATATACCCGGTTGTGATTACAGCACACCCACAGGAGCCAAATCAGTTTGCCGTTGGAATGTCTGATGGGTCTATTAAAGTGGTAGAGCCCAGAGAGCCAAATGGGAGATGGGGAGTTTCAGCATCGGTTGATAATAGGATAACCTCACCTTCAATTAATACAAACTCAACTTCTGAGCAGCAACAAAGATGA